From one Esox lucius isolate fEsoLuc1 chromosome 11, fEsoLuc1.pri, whole genome shotgun sequence genomic stretch:
- the grna gene encoding granulin a isoform X3: protein MQKCLVLCMVLLALVSADGCPDGGMCAEGNTCCKAPSNDYKCCPLHQAECCEDHIHCCPMGTLCLVNESTCVNGTVSLPWVERVSAKQSTHLKSFRMISTYAGDEDDKICSDNSHCPPEFSCLQTTKGFGCCPVAQALSCSDGKHCCPQGHQCSTDGQSCIRLKDPVVPVMCNDGESECPGETTCCETPDGRWGCCPMPKAVCCEDKIHCCPDGSTCDIKQSKCISASNKEMPMWAKFPARIRAEWENPKKVTTPVPDTTTSTNTILVPLWEGAKSSPLLTRAKDVPCNDTKSCEDGSTCCKTEKGEWACCPLPQAVCCSDFIHCCPHGKICNLPAQTCEDPSGKSSEPWLEKVPAVPQKVKRPADVPCDSSKACPDNTTCCKTETGDWACCPLPEAVCCDDFIHCCPHGKICNLPAQTCEDPSGKSSEPWLEKVPAVPQKVKRPADVPCDSSKACPDNTTCCKTETGDWACCPLPEAVCCDDFIHCCPHGKICNVAAQTCEDPSGKSSEPWLEKVPAVPQKVKRPADVPCDSSKACPDNTTCCKTETGDWACCPLPEAVCCDDFIHCCPHGKICNVAAQTCEDPSGKSSEPWLEKVPAVPQKVKRPADVPCDSSKACPDNTTCCKTETGDWACCPLPEAVCCDDFIHCCPHGKICNLPAQTCEDPSGKSSEPWLEKVPAVPQNVKRPADVPCDSSKACPDNTTCCKTETGDWACCPLPEAVCCDDFIHCCPHGKICNLPAQTCEDPSGKSSEPWLEKVPAVPQKVKRPADVPCDSSKACPDNTTCCKTETGDWACCPLPEAVCCDDFIHCCPHGKICNLPAQTCEDPSGKSSEPWLEKVPAVPQKVKRPADVPCDPSHKCPDNTTCCKTETGDWACCPLPEAVCCEDHVHCCPHDTTCDPATLMCNGASGPIPMVGKVRAFTTPAPDHEESPTKDQGELSNYIEMPKSDEEGDQLAKIQCDSHTTCPKDTTCCFIKSTQKWGCCPLPQAVCCADGEHCCPKDYKCDVSRTTCTKGKVTIPWYNKLAAQSEDTAQVPAASLRCDAQSRCPEGSSCCKLSTGHWSCCPLRQAVCCGDEGHCCPQGYSCNLGMGTCQKLMLFQFQTVPLTQVSAPEPLTPQGAEVQCGGTFVCQDRETCCKISATTWACCPAPNAVCCEDMKHCCPTGYTCEEGRSCVQSNGFNWAHWQVFFSNKRKALRV, encoded by the exons ATGCAGAAGTGTCTGGTGCTCTGTATGGTCCTGCTGGCCCTGGTCTCTGCTGATGGCTGCCCAGATGGAGGGATGTGTGCGGAGGGCAACACCTGCTGCAAGGCCccctccaatgattacaaatgCTGCCCGCTACATCAG GCTGAGTGCTGTGAGGATCATATCCACTGCTGCCCTATGGGAACACTCTGTCTTGTGAATGAGTCTACGTGTGTGAATGGAACCGTCTCGCTGCCATGGGTGGAGAGAGTCTCTGCTAAACAGTCCACACATCTTAAA TCTTTCAGAATGATCAGTACATACGCTGGGGATGAAGATGATAAAATCTGTTCGGACAACTCTCACTGCCCACCGGAGTTCTCCTGTCTACAGACCACTAAAGGCTTTGGATGCTGTCCTGTAGCTCAG GCTTTGTCTTGCTCTGATGGGAAACATTGCTGTCCTCAAGGCCACCAGTGCAGCACGGATGGACAGTCCTGCATCAGACTGAAAG ATCCAGTTGTTCCAGTGATGTGTAACGATGGAGAATCTGAGTGCCCAGGGGAGACGACATGCTGTGAGACTCCTGATGGGAGATGGGGGTGCTGCCCCATGCCCAAG GCTGTGTGCTGTGAGGATAAGATTCACTGCTGTCCTGATGGCAGCACCTGTGACATCAAGCAATCGAAGTGTATATCTGCTAGCAACAAGGAAATGCCTATGTGGGCCAAGTTCCCTGCACGTATCAGGGCAGAGTGGGAAAACCCCAAAA AAGTGACAACACCTGTTCCAGACACTACTACCTCCACCAATACAATTCTGGTTCCCCTTTGGGAGGGGGCCAAATCTTCACCCCTCTTAACTAGGGCAAAAG ACGTTCCTTGCAATGACACGAAAAGCTGTGAGGATGGAAGCACATGTTGTAAAACGGAAAAAGGGGAATGGGCATGCTGTCCTTTGCCACAG GCTGTTTGCTGCAGTGACTTCATCCACTGCTGCCCTCATGGAAAGATATGCAACCTGCCCGCTCAGACATGTGAAGACCCCTCAGGAAAGTCATCTGAGCCCTGGCTGGAGAAGGTTCCTGCTGTGCCTCAGAAAGTTAAAAGGCCAGCGGATGTTCCCTGTGACTCTTCCAAAGCGTGTCCTGATAACACCACCTGCTgcaagacagagacaggagattGGGCTTGTTGTCCCTTACCTGAG gctgtgtgttgtgatgaCTTCATCCACTGCTGCCCTCATGGTAAGATATGCAACTTGCCCGCTCAGACATGTGAAGACCCCTCAGGAAAGTCATCTGAGCCCTGGCTGGAGAAGGTTCCTGCTGTGCCTCAGAAAGTTAAAAGGCCAGCGGATGTTCCCTGTGACTCTTCCAAAGCGTGTCCTGATAACACCACCTGCTgcaagacagagacaggagattGGGCGTGCTGTCCCTTACCTGAG gctgtgtgttgtgatgaCTTCATCCACTGCTGCCCTCATGGTAAGATATGCAACGTGGCCGCTCAGACATGTGAAGACCCCTCAGGAAAGTCATCTGAGCCCTGGCTGGAGAAGGTTCCTGCTGTGCCTCAGAAAGTTAAAAGGCCAGCGGATGTTCCCTGTGACTCTTCCAAAGCGTGTCCTGATAACACCACCTGCTgcaagacagagacaggagattGGGCGTGCTGTCCCTTACCTGAG GCTGTATGTTGTGATGACTTCATCCACTGCTGCCCTCATGGTAAGATATGCAACGTGGCCGCTCAGACATGTGAAGACCCCTCAGGAAAGTCATCTGAGCCCTGGCTGGAGAAGGTTCCTGCTGTGCCTCAGAAAGTTAAAAGGCCAGCGGATGTTCCCTGTGACTCTTCCAAAGCGTGTCCTGATAACACCACCTGCTgcaagacagagacaggagattGGGCGTGCTGTCCCTTACCTGAG GCTGTATGTTGTGATGACTTCATCCACTGCTGCCCTCATGGTAAGATATGCAACTTGCCCGCTCAGACATGTGAAGACCCCTCAGGAAAGTCATCTGAGCCCTGGCTGGAGAAGGTTCCTGCTGTGCCTCAGAATGTAAAAAGGCCAGCGGATGTTCCCTGTGACTCTTCCAAAGCGTGTCCTGATAACACCACCTGCTgcaagacagagacaggagattGGGCGTGCTGTCCCTTACCTGAG GCTGTATGTTGTGATGACTTCATCCACTGCTGCCCTCATGGTAAGATATGCAACTTGCCCGCTCAGACATGTGAAGACCCCTCAGGAAAGTCATCTGAGCCCTGGCTGGAGAAGGTTCCTGCTGTGCCTCAGAAAGTTAAAAGGCCAGCGGATGTTCCCTGTGACTCTTCCAAAGCGTGTCCTGATAACACCACCTGCTgcaagacagagacaggagattGGGCGTGCTGTCCCTTACCTGAG gctgtgtgttgtgatgaCTTCATCCACTGCTGCCCTCATGGTAAGATATGCAACCTGCCCGCTCAGACATGTGAAGACCCCTCAGGAAAGTCATCTGAGCCCTGGCTGGAGAAGGTTCCTGCTGTGCCTCAGAAAGTTAAAAGGCCAGCGGATGTTCCCTGTGACCCTTCCCATAAGTGTCCTGATAACACCACCTGCTgcaagacagagacaggagattGGGCGTGCTGTCCCTTACCTGAG GCTGTATGTTGTGAAGACCATGTTCACTGTTGCCCCCATGACACCACCTGTGACCCGGCTACCCTAATGTGTAACGGCGCCTCTGGGCCGATTCCCATGGTGGGCAAGGTTCGTGCCTTCACAACCCCGGCACCGGACCACGAGGAGTCACCCACCAAAGACCAGGGGGAGCTCTCAAACTACATTGAGATGCCTAAGAGCGATGAAGAAGGCGACCAGTTGGCTAAGATACAATGTGACTCTCACACCACCTGCCCAAAGGACACCACCTGCTGCTTTATCAAATCGACCCAGAAATGGGGCTGTTGCCCACTGCCACAG GCGGTGTGCTGTGCAGATGGAGAGCACTGCTGCCCAAAAGACTACAAGTGTGACGTGAGCAGGACGACGTGCACTAAGGGCAAGGTCACGATTCCGTGGTACAACAAGCTGGCGGCTCAGTCCGAGGACACGGCCCAGGTGCCGGCCGCCTCGTTGAGGTGTGACGCCCAGAGCAGGTGCCCCGAAGGCTCCAGCTGCTGCAAGCTCTCCACGGGACACTGGAGCTGCTGCCCTCTACGACAG gCTGTGTGCTGTGGCGACGAGGGTCACTGCTGCCCACAAGGCTACAGCTGTAACCTGGGCATGGGGACCTGTCAGAAGCTAATGTTGTTTCAGTTCCAGACAGTACCGCTAACCCAAGTGTCTGCACCTGAGCCCCTGACACCTCAGGGGGCGGAGGTCCAATGCGGGGGGACATTTGTCTGCCAGGATCGGGAAACGTGCTGCAAGATCTCCGCCACTACATGGGCGTGCTGCCCTGCTCCTAAC GCGGTGTGCTGCGAAGACATGAAGCACTGCTGCCCGACAGGTTACACCTGTGAGGAGGGAAGGAGCTGCGTCCAGTCCAATGGGTTCAACTGGGCCCACTGGCAGGTGTTCTTCTCCAACAAGAGGAAAGCCCTGCGTGTGTGA